TTCGGCGGTATGGTTAATTTGCGTTTGCCACCCACTTTCATCCCGGATATTCCTTCATCCCAGCCTTGGATTACCTGACCAGCGCCAACGGTAAACCGAAAAGGACTCCGACCCGGATTCAAAGAGGAATCAAACTTTTTCCCATCTTCTAACCAACCGGTATAATTTACAGTTACAATACTATGTTTGACCGCTTCCGTGCCTTTGCCAACTACAATATCTTCTATAATCAATTCGCCATCCATCACTTCATCTTCCTTACTGCATCCGGCCACAAGCAGTAAAATTGCCATTGCCGGTATTTGCCATTTTAATTTCATATTAGTTCTCCATTTGAAGGGCCCAAGTTTACATCTTTTGGCTAATCGGATTTACCGTAAATTTCTCCACGTGAAAATCATTATATTCGACTATGTCAGCCACACCGTCTTTATTTAATCAACACTTGCCGCCATTGGCAGACCGCATCCGACCAAAAACTATGTCTGGGTTTATCGGTCAATCCCATCTTGTTGATGATCAAAAAATCCTTTCCAAGTTATTAGAAAATGACCAATTATTTTCACTCATATTCTGGGGTCCGCCGGGGACAGGAAAAACAACCCTGGCGCGGATTATTGCCAATAGTTTAAAAGCTGAAATTCATGAATTATCGGCCGTATCCAGCGGTGTGAAGGATTTGCGACAAGTTATTGAAAAGGGAAAAGCCAATCGTGATTTAGGACGGTCCACCATTTTATTTATTGATGAGATCCACCGTTTCAGTAAGTCCCAACAGGATGCCCTGCTTCATGCGGTGGAAGAAGGTGTTGTTACACTTATTGGTGCTACAACAGAAAACCCCTCTTTCGAAGTCATTTCTCCCCTCCTATCCCGCTGTCGCGTTTTAACCCTCAAGCATCTTACCGAAGAACAACTCAACGCCGTTTTGGACAGCGCTATTAAAAATGACATCATTTTATCAAAGGGAAGAGTCGAAATCAGTAAAGATGTTAAATCGATGCTGGTCCAATCCGCTGGAGGCGACGCCCGAAAAATGCTCA
Above is a window of Candidatus Neomarinimicrobiota bacterium DNA encoding:
- a CDS encoding peptidylprolyl isomerase, which produces MKLKWQIPAMAILLLVAGCSKEDEVMDGELIIEDIVVGKGTEAVKHSIVTVNYTGWLEDGKKFDSSLNPGRSPFRFTVGAGQVIQGWDEGISGMKVGGKRKLTIPPNMGYGNRDNGTIPANSVLIFEVDLLVVE